tgtattggaaggattcaaggagactatgacAGAACCGGTGGTAGtgtattgtgataatacaagtgcaataagtatttcaaagaacccagtattgcatgctagaacaaagcatattgaactgaagtatcattttttgagagaaagagtgcaggaaaagcAAGTCAGAACGGAGCATGTGTCAAGCAAGGAGCAGttggctgatatcttcactaagccattgcctaaagagGCCTTTAAATAtctcagaggcaagctaggggttatacccctactaAAGGTCAATTAAGATGTTGTTGcaacatcaatccagtggactaactaaaaatctttcactgtagattgatgtgaagtgggctactcctcagggggagcaactaaGATGAAGAAAACAAGAGCAAAAAAAGATGAATTtaacactttgcacctttggcattattgtcaaagggggagagaaaagtgatagggagagagaaaaGTGATAGGGAGAAAAGTAAAGTAAAGGAGGAATAGAACAATGAAGAGCAGGAAGAGAAGAACATGTACAACAATCATAACTAGAACTCTAACAGTTTTGCATGATGAGATTTTTGTATTgctattttggtgttgccatcaatgccaaagggggagattgttggcataactggtgaagataatgatggggagattattggcatatggagatgatgttgatgatgatgatgagaagatgtTCGGTAAAtttattgttggcataacttgtaaagttgatggagattgccaACTAGATGATGATAATATAGTTGTAAGttatttgatgactttatttgtgttgtcattgatggcaaccatgttttttgagtcttctaagtcatctagacctaccagTATAGCCTAACTAGTAGTGGAACCGATTTACAAGAAGGTAAACAAGAACAGAGCGATGATCAAGAGACTGGTGCAGACGGTTGGAGTAGAGTTAGATGTTGCAGTATAAaaaatatgtttatgacattggcatgagtctgtgattgcaACCACGTCAGCAGATTCGacatattgagtgagttatgattgattgTTGTGAACTCAGTGAAGAAGTATGTATACTGGTAACAGATCTTTAACcaataatgatttatggtttggcggtggatcttatcatgttcataacatagtgatgacgtgtcagaaactgtgtgtaatgataagattgtgtTTGAGCGTGTACAAGGATCACATTTCTTGGGAAaaaacaaagtgcttagtagaatgtgataagggtttgatttcttatcaaatcgatgtgcggtgatcattcaacaatggaaattgtctagaaatttgttgtaatgatctttaatgtaaattcattgtattttgaatgtagttagggttatgtagccgacctaactgaaaagtgtatttagggctagttggagaagagattgtgtaTTAGTAGTTTGAGAAGAAGGTGTTGTCGAACCAGATCgaagtgtatgcatgtgtgtagcagagttgagaTGAAAAGGatatgtactagcaagcaaggaagtgttttatcagatcatttgccctgttgttccctaacagttacaacaatctGAAATCCCTTAACTAAGTAGATCCTTccaggtcttatttgtaaatcccttcactgggtggctcattaacttgagtttaaaatcctctaacaaggttactcctaagagGGTAGAGATCCTAATAGGGttgaggcaaatcccttaaccaggtgactcctaaaaGGGTTTTCTCTTAACCAGGCGCATTCCGAaaaagtgcaaatattttgtgggtgctaattcccatcgtggtttttcccatttgggtttccacgtgaaaaatctctgTGTTCATGTGGTGATTGCATCGTTGATTTGAGagtttgatatctttacattgttttCATAATGacgaacacttgagtgaatggtttggtaaatcagtTTAGCAAAATGTTTGAGCAGTTATCAGTACAATTTTTTGAAGTATTGTAGAATTGTTTTACTACTAATTCGCCCCTTCTCTCAATagtaaccagatcctcataataacaaaaaatgcataaaatttttgacaaaaaaattcaaGGTGACATCATCCTAATATTACTATACATTGCTATTAGCCAATAGAATTATAGataaatgttttttgtagattaaattaaataaatgtaaatgaataaaaacatttgaaaaaaagtTAACATATTTTAATTCATGATTCtaattgattgatgttttgacatTTAATAGTTTTGGGTGAATGCATTAGTATTCATGCCTATGACATAAACTAACATCAAACTTAATATAAATGCCTTGAATATAATATCTATCAATATCTTTtaaatattcattttcttgctaaCATCTCTTTGTATATTATCTTTTGATAAAATATCTACCTTTGATATTGAATATCTCCTCTCATGATGCTTGTCACAAGGCTAATAACCCTCTCCATGTAGTTAAATCCCAATCATCCATTCTATCTTTTTATTTTAGCCATCCTTTTTTTAATTGGAAAAACTATTTAAGAGAGTAAATAATCTTATGCTAACTAAATACTCCTATTTTCATAATCAAATTCTCAATTATACTCATATATTGTCAAATAAGCGATGTAACTACGAACAACATCCATATTCATCCAATTGAAACAAATCTCACATATTAGTAGAGTTTTGGTGCatattttttgttatattttaaaTTATCTTGTTTACTTCCATTTTCTGTATCATGGTGTGagcttttatttgattttttgggttTGTATTGGCTACTAATCCATTTGCTTGAACAAGGCTCCATACTCTCTATGCTAGCTAATAAGTGTCTTCTTTCTTAGTTACTCTTGTTGATGAGAGTATCAATGGATCATGGAAAGTTGTGGATAATTAAAAAAAGGATTCAATTTTGCATAATTTGCATCTTTGATCACATGTCAAATTGGGTGAAAATAGCTTTAAATTGTAAATGAAACTTAAATACATCATGAGATATCACCTATGAATTTATGTAGCCTTTTCAAAATTTAATGTGTCCATATGTATGGGTCTAATACACTTTTCCTACTCTTTATCTCCATTATAATTCAAAGGGAGCAATGCCTTAAACCTCAATTCACAACAAAAAATAATTCTTtaataaacaatataaataaaataaaataaaataatttttaaataatcgtaaaataaaataactcttaagtGAAAGAAATGACTCttaagtaaataaaaaaaaaatcaagcttACTCATCTCTTAGTATTTTTTAGATAGATATATTGAAgacatatatattaataaaaaaatagtgTATAGTAAATAGAATAACACATTTAATATAAACACCtcaaatataatatcattcaacatcttttaaatatatttaaattttatattaatattaatttactcacaattatttaatataattatttatcatttttatataaactaatatattatatttattgtaCTTTTTTTATGACAAAGTGTCTATATTACCATTTATAAAATTAGCCACACCTTTAAAGACTATGTGAAACAACACCTTGAAATATAAAATCATAGGACAAAGCAGCTAAACGATGATAATACCATATGATTTACCCtacaataaatatatttaaaaatctatattaattattaaaaaataatattcattttgattccattttcattTGAAAAGAAAGGTATATTAAATTGTAATCAAACATATCCTACAATATTGATTTGGATTCCATTTTCATTTGAGAAGAAAAGTATATTAAATTGTAATCAAACATATCCTATAATATTCATTTCAATTCCATTTTCATTTGAGAAGAAAAGTACATTTAGTTGTAATCAAGCCTATCTCATAATATTCATTTTGATCCCATTTCCATTTTAGAAGAAAAGTATATTAAACTATGTAATCAAACATATCTCATAATAATCATTTTGATTCCATTTCCATTTCACAAGAAAAGTATATTGAATTGTAATCAAACATATCACATAATATTCATTTTCATTCCATTTTCATTTGAaaataaaagtatatatagtaaTAATCAAACATATCCTATAATATTCATTTCAATGCCATTTTCATTTGAGAAGAAAGTATATTAAGTTACAATAAAAAGATATATTAAGTTGTAATCAAGCATATCCTATAATATTTATTTtcattagatttttctttgaaagaaaaaaagaaagattattttATAGTCTATGATACCCTGCAATTGTATATGGGTCGAGATGGCTTATAGCAGTATGGGACTATCTCATATTTCTTGTGGGGGAGGCATCTAATTGTACTACAAATGAGACATACATACCTCATTTGAAATTTGAACTTATAACCTctctttaaaaaaaagaaaaatatatgaatTGGAAAAAGTATATTAAATTTAATCATAAATAACCCACAtccattgagaggggggatgactTATGCTCTCTTTTGAAAATATGAAccacattgagagggggggtgacttaCGCTCTCTTCTGAAAATATGAAccacattgagagggggggtgacttaCGCTCTCTTTTGAAAATATGAACCACATTTATAGGAATATCTGCACTTTAGCAAGTGATAGTCAACAACAAACATGCATTCTAGAAGCATTGAAACAGCCAAGAATGACTCCATTACCAATTAATCAATCGCCACTCATTTGAATTTCTCTCTAGTCTCAAACAATGGGCCATACAATTTTAATCCATTATCTGTCCTGTATCGCTCTGATATCCTCCTGCATTCATCCAACAAACTCTGCAAATCCTCTCAATCCAACAAACTTACTTCTCCACTCCAACTCGAACACCAACCATGGCATCCCTCTGCCCCTGTATTCAACCCCACTTTCCTCTCATCCCCCCACCACTTCATTCACCAAGTTCCCCTTCCAATACAACCTCAATCTAATGGCGGAAATCCAGATGGGCAACCCTCCTCAGAAGCAAAAGATGGTGTTGGACACAGGCAGCGAGCTCTCATGGCTGCAATGCACACAGTCCTTCAACCCACTTCTCTCCTCCTCCTACGCCCCAATCCCCTGCACTTCACCAATCTGCACAAAACAAACCTCAAACTTCCCAATTCCCACAATCTGCAATGCCAATCGCCTCTGCCAATTCATTTACCCCTACGCAGACCAAACATCAGTACAGGGCAATCTCGGAACAGACACCATTACTCTTCCTGAACTCAAAATCCCAAATTTTGTATTCGGCTGCAACATTTTGGCCCCTCTGCCCGGGACCCCCGGCCTAATGGGGCTCGGGCGTGGCGCATTGTCATTCATTTCACAGATTCCAAAACCCAACCAGAACAAATTCTCTTACTGCATTGCAGACCCAGTGGAAAGCCCCAATTCCCCAGGTGTTCTTCTGTTGGGTGATTCGCCATTTTCAAAGTATTTGCATTACACTCCCCTGTATACCATTTCAATTCCACTGCCTTACTTCAACCGTGTGGCCTACAGTGTCCGGATTCGAGGCATCAAGGTCGGAAAGCTTCGATTGGGTATTCCCAAATCTGTTTTTCTTCCTGATCACACGGGTGCCGGACAGACCATGATCGATTCGGGTACCCAGTTCAGTTTCCTGGTGGGAGAAGCCTATTTGCCGCTCAGGGCAGCATTTTTTCGCCAGAACCAGGGGATTATGAACCAGAGTGTAGATGATAGCTTTGTTTTTCAAGGGGCTTTTGATCTGTGCTTTTCTCAACCTGGAAATTCAGCTTTCCCGCAGGTTAGCCCTGTTACTCTGCTGTTTGATAACCGAGCGCATGTGAAGTTGCAGAGCCACCAGCTGCTGTATCAGGTGCCCGGAGATCTTGTTCGGAATGGGCGGAGTGTTTACTGTTTCACGTTTGGGAACTCGGATTTGGTAGGCATTGTGGAGAATATTATTGGGAATTTCCATCAGCAGAACTTGTGGGTTGAGTATGATCTCCAGAGCTCTCGCATTGGATTTGCAAGGGCTAATTGCCGGTTTAGTTGATTTGGAAGGTGGCGATTGGAATCCATGGATGCCCAGTTGCAGGATGAGGGATGATTTGGAGATTAGGTGGTCTGAATTAGCTTGTTGATCTTGTTTTTGAATGTTTAATTCAGTCTGATCTGCTCTAAAA
This genomic stretch from Cryptomeria japonica chromosome 8, Sugi_1.0, whole genome shotgun sequence harbors:
- the LOC131030476 gene encoding aspartic proteinase PCS1, with protein sequence MGHTILIHYLSCIALISSCIHPTNSANPLNPTNLLLHSNSNTNHGIPLPLYSTPLSSHPPTTSFTKFPFQYNLNLMAEIQMGNPPQKQKMVLDTGSELSWLQCTQSFNPLLSSSYAPIPCTSPICTKQTSNFPIPTICNANRLCQFIYPYADQTSVQGNLGTDTITLPELKIPNFVFGCNILAPLPGTPGLMGLGRGALSFISQIPKPNQNKFSYCIADPVESPNSPGVLLLGDSPFSKYLHYTPLYTISIPLPYFNRVAYSVRIRGIKVGKLRLGIPKSVFLPDHTGAGQTMIDSGTQFSFLVGEAYLPLRAAFFRQNQGIMNQSVDDSFVFQGAFDLCFSQPGNSAFPQVSPVTLLFDNRAHVKLQSHQLLYQVPGDLVRNGRSVYCFTFGNSDLVGIVENIIGNFHQQNLWVEYDLQSSRIGFARANCRFS